A single Marinitoga aeolica DNA region contains:
- a CDS encoding protein-glutamate methylesterase/protein-glutamine glutaminase, whose translation MIVIQKIKILIADDSPLTRKILKMLIESDEKLRVIGVARDGIEAIEKTNELNPDVIIMDIKMPNMDGLTALQYILEEKNIPVIVVSSLGERSSVIAYEALELGAFDYIEKPADLYYLKDELIKKIHAAYIFSLSEEAKKEFFSEKEISYKPKEKKEITTPVKSDFYAVAIGISTGGPRTIYDVLPKLPANLNAAIFLVQHIPAQFTKTYAERLNASCELKVVEAEDEMEVKPGNVYVGKGGYHLKLRKGLDSLKIMLSKSPKHVFMPSVDIMMESVLDNFNDKTIGVLMTGMGNDGANAMVKIKQNGGYTIAESEETAVVFGMPAEAIRLGGADITLPSYKIAEEIIKKAGLRYG comes from the coding sequence GTGATTGTTATTCAGAAAATAAAAATATTAATTGCTGATGATTCGCCATTAACAAGAAAAATATTAAAGATGTTGATTGAATCAGATGAAAAATTGAGAGTAATAGGGGTAGCAAGAGATGGAATTGAAGCAATTGAAAAAACAAATGAATTAAATCCAGATGTCATAATAATGGATATAAAAATGCCAAATATGGATGGATTAACGGCATTACAATATATTCTTGAAGAAAAAAATATTCCTGTTATTGTTGTTTCTTCTTTAGGGGAAAGAAGTTCAGTGATAGCTTATGAAGCACTTGAATTAGGAGCTTTTGATTATATTGAAAAACCCGCTGATTTATATTATTTAAAGGATGAACTAATAAAAAAGATTCATGCAGCATATATATTTTCTTTGTCAGAAGAAGCAAAAAAAGAATTTTTTTCCGAGAAAGAAATTTCATATAAACCAAAAGAGAAAAAAGAAATTACAACTCCAGTAAAAAGTGATTTTTATGCTGTTGCAATAGGTATTTCAACAGGAGGTCCAAGAACAATATATGATGTTTTACCAAAACTCCCTGCAAACTTAAATGCAGCAATTTTTTTAGTGCAACATATTCCCGCACAGTTTACCAAAACTTATGCTGAAAGATTAAATGCTAGTTGTGAGTTAAAAGTTGTTGAAGCAGAGGATGAAATGGAAGTTAAGCCGGGAAATGTTTATGTAGGAAAAGGTGGATATCATTTAAAATTGAGAAAAGGATTGGATAGTTTAAAGATAATGTTATCCAAATCTCCAAAACATGTTTTTATGCCTTCAGTGGATATAATGATGGAGTCTGTTTTAGATAATTTTAATGATAAAACCATAGGTGTATTAATGACTGGTATGGGAAATGATGGAGCTAACGCAATGGTTAAAATAAAACAAAATGGAGGGTATACTATAGCTGAATCTGAAGAAACAGCAGTTGTTTTTGGAATGCCTGCTGAAGCTATTAGGTTGGGAGGCGCAGATATAACCTTACCTTCTTATAAAATAGCTGAGGAAATTATAAAGAAAGCAGGATTGAGATATGGATAA